One Chlamydiota bacterium DNA window includes the following coding sequences:
- a CDS encoding adenylate/guanylate cyclase domain-containing protein: MRAVPMKAFRRVALRFLNPLLMVGIAAGSFVLLGAYLMEMDPFSYASDAQRSIDNAMSCAYLLLSFLLYFVLCLVYERPIHDAMRTLARKETPSDRLLTLARLRAMNAPVAYAALTATFWMAALMIFPFVLSMLRPPVLKTYWATTAMMGLFDGAFMTVLGYFAVSAVSRIRLLPVLFPHGHLDMQPGGHSLSLRGRTHLVFVTICALPLLLTVLNAVVWRYVILDETGRQIVSARAMAGYQVSQSISLSIFCLVMGFAVVISFGMMIGRSTRAVSEAVEAVHRGDLSATVRVDARDEIGLLGDRVNEMIIGLRERKRIVEAFNRYVDRTLTRQVLEGGIRMGGIQLEVSIIFCDIRGYTSLSEGMEPDRIVAMLNRYFTLMAGAVEEEGGTVNKFIGDAILAVFGAPQPRADHRDRAIRAALAMYRALGEFNAEQREDGQPELKAGIGIHSGLVLAGNIGTANKIEYTVIGDAVNVAQRIEELTAENGAPIICSGATLGPYKQRYPHESLGIVQVKGRTDTLDVYSLMPAYERFRGRNDGETARSVPPER, encoded by the coding sequence ATGCGCGCGGTGCCCATGAAGGCGTTCAGACGCGTTGCGCTTCGCTTCTTGAATCCGCTCCTGATGGTGGGGATCGCGGCCGGGAGCTTCGTGCTTCTCGGCGCGTACCTCATGGAGATGGATCCGTTCTCCTACGCCTCCGATGCGCAACGCTCCATCGACAACGCGATGAGCTGCGCGTACCTCCTCCTCAGCTTCCTCCTCTACTTCGTCCTCTGCCTCGTCTACGAGCGGCCGATCCACGATGCGATGCGGACGCTCGCGCGGAAGGAGACGCCCTCCGACCGTCTGCTCACCCTCGCCCGCCTGCGCGCGATGAACGCCCCCGTGGCGTACGCCGCCCTCACGGCAACATTCTGGATGGCCGCCTTGATGATCTTCCCGTTCGTGCTCTCGATGCTGCGCCCGCCCGTCCTGAAGACCTACTGGGCCACGACCGCGATGATGGGTCTCTTCGACGGCGCCTTCATGACCGTCCTCGGCTACTTCGCGGTCTCCGCCGTCTCCCGCATCCGGCTCCTGCCCGTCCTCTTCCCCCACGGGCACCTCGACATGCAGCCGGGCGGGCACTCGCTTTCGCTGCGCGGCCGCACGCACCTCGTCTTCGTCACCATCTGCGCCCTCCCGCTCCTCCTCACCGTGCTCAACGCGGTCGTCTGGCGGTACGTGATCCTGGACGAGACCGGACGGCAGATCGTCTCCGCGCGCGCGATGGCGGGCTACCAGGTGTCGCAGTCGATCTCCCTCTCCATCTTCTGCCTCGTGATGGGGTTCGCCGTCGTGATCTCGTTCGGCATGATGATCGGCCGGAGCACCCGCGCCGTGAGCGAGGCCGTGGAGGCCGTCCACCGCGGCGACCTTTCGGCGACCGTCCGGGTGGACGCCCGCGACGAGATCGGGCTCCTCGGCGACCGGGTGAACGAGATGATCATCGGCCTGCGGGAGAGGAAGCGGATCGTGGAGGCGTTCAACCGCTACGTGGACCGGACGCTCACCCGCCAGGTGCTGGAGGGGGGGATCCGGATGGGGGGGATACAGCTCGAGGTCTCGATCATCTTCTGCGACATCCGCGGCTACACCTCCCTCTCGGAGGGGATGGAGCCCGACCGCATCGTGGCGATGCTCAACCGCTACTTCACCCTGATGGCGGGGGCGGTCGAGGAGGAGGGAGGGACGGTCAACAAGTTCATCGGCGACGCGATCCTCGCCGTTTTCGGCGCCCCGCAGCCGCGTGCCGACCACCGGGACCGGGCGATACGGGCGGCGCTCGCCATGTACCGCGCCCTCGGCGAGTTCAACGCGGAGCAGCGCGAGGACGGGCAGCCCGAGCTCAAGGCGGGGATCGGCATCCACAGCGGGCTCGTGCTCGCCGGCAACATCGGCACGGCGAACAAGATCGAGTACACGGTGATCGGCGATGCGGTCAACGTCGCGCAGCGGATCGAGGAGCTCACGGCGGAGAATGGCGCGCCGATCATCTGCTCCGGGGCGACGCTGGGCCCCTACAAGCAGCGCTATCCCCACGAGTCGCTCGGCATCGTGCAGGTAAAGGGACGGACGGACACGCTGGACGTCTACTCGCTGATGCCGGCGTACGAAAGGTTTCGCGGACGCAACGACGGGGAGACGGCGCGCTCAGTCCCACCAGAACGGTGA